From one Trachemys scripta elegans isolate TJP31775 chromosome 14, CAS_Tse_1.0, whole genome shotgun sequence genomic stretch:
- the LOC117887511 gene encoding olfactory receptor 5M10-like, translating to MPKKNQTTVTEFILLGLSSDPQMQIFLFSVFLVIYLITLSGNIVIKVVIRAESHFNTPLYFFLFHLSFIDICYFSVTVPNTLRNFLAVQKIISVNGYIVQMFFILLSGGAEILILSTMASDRYAAICDPLRYMERMSKGICVQLLSCIVTLTSQVVLLTSVLIFGSSSFLLTLIFYIHITYTILRIRSVEDMHKAFSTCSSHLIVVVLFYPTGFLQYTKSSSVSSVMLDEMFSIQYSVLTSILNPIIYSLKNKEVKMAVGKMLRKLKFIK from the exons ATGccaaagaaaaatcaaaccacaGTGACTGAATTTATTCTCCTGGGACTTTCCAGTGACCCACAGATGCAGATTTTCCTCTTCTCGgtgtttttagttatttaccTAATCACTCTGAGTGGTAACATAGTGATCAAGGTGGTGATAAGAGCAGAGTCTCACTTTAACACCCCTTTGtacttcttcctcttccatttatCCTTTATTGATATCTGCTATTTCTCGGTCACGGTGCCTAACACGCTGAGGAACTTCCTAGCAGTGCAAAAAATTATTTCTGTCAATGGCTACATTGTCCAGatgttcttcatcctcctctcagGTGGTGCTGAAATTCTCATTCTCTCAACCATGGCTTCTGACCGCTACGCTGCCATCTGTGACCCATTGCGTTACATGGAGAGAATGAGCAAAGGGATCTGTGTTCAGCTG CTGTCCTGCATTGTGACCCTCACCAGTCAAGTGGTGCTTCTTACTTCTGTTCTGATATTTGGATCAAGCTCCTTTCTCCTCACCCTGATCTTCTACATTCACATCACCTATACCATCCTGAGGATACGCTCTGTGGAGGACAtgcataaagccttctccacctgcagctcccacctgatTGTGGTTGTCTTATTCTACCCGACAGGTTTTCTCCAGTACACAAAATCCAGCTCGGTCTCCTCTGTCATGCTGGATGAAATGTTCTCCATTCAGTACAGCGTCTTGACCTCCATcttaaaccccatcatctacagcctAAAAAACAAGGAGGTGAAAATGGCTGTAGGGAAAATGTTGAGGAAATTGAAGTTTATCAAGTAA